The genomic region ATTCCAGAGGCTGATGAACTCGGTACTCATGGGAATTCAAGGACTCAGATGCCTAGTATATCTCGATGACATAGTGATATACGGATCGAGTTTAAGCGACCATAATAAACGCCTAACAGAAGTATTGCAACGCCTACGAGAAGCGAACTTAAAGTTGCAACCGGACAAGTGCGAATTCCTGCGCAAGGAAGTAAATTACCTAGGACACGTAATTTCCGAAAATGGAATATCGCCCGACCCGGCAAAATTGCAAGCTATAGAAGATTTTCCGGAGCCCAAAAAGGTCAAAGATATCCAATCATTTATAGGCCTGGCCggatattacagaaaatttatcagcAATTTTTCCAAGATCGCGAAACCATTAACAAAACTAACAAAAAAGACGGAAACATTCGCGTGGACTGCCGAACAGCAAATAGCTTTCaacacattaaaagaaaaattaactaCGGCGCCCGTACTTCAATACCcagattttacaaaagaattcaACGTGACTACCGACGCCTCAGATTATGCAATAGGAGCCGTACTGTCACAGGGACCGATAGGAAAAGACCGTCCCATTGCTTACGCGAGCAGAATATTAAACCGCGCCGAGCAAAACTACAGCAcgacagagaaagaattacttgcaATAGTATGGGCTGTAAAACACTTTCGGCCATATGTCTATGggacaaaattcaaaatcgtAACTGACCACAAACCCCTTATATGGTTATTCAACGTAAATGACCCCGGATCAAGATTGATCCGATGGCGATTAAAACTGGAGGAATATGACtatgaaattattcataagGCCGGTCGAGCGAACGCGAACGCCGACGCGCTAAGTCGCAACGTGAAGCGGGAAGCTCACGTTACCAAAGCAGCTGATAAAATCCTCACACTAGACGAAGACGGCGAATACGCACGTGCATCTACAGAAGATGAAAAGGAAGAAGACAACGTATGCGAACAAGCATAcacagaagaaaagaaaaaacaaattctatacGAATATCATGATGCACCTACGGGAGGGCACCAAGGAATTGAgagaacaataaaaagaatacgatTGACACATAATTGGCCCGGATTAACGGCCGATGTAGAgcgatacattaaaaaatgtgagctttgtcagaaaaataaactttctcgGAGAATAAAAGCCCCTCTTGTCGTCACGGACACGCCTAGCCGACCTTTCGAAAAATGTGCACTGGATATAGTGGGACCACTAACAATaacgaaaaatgaaaatcgGTACCTACTGACATTCCAAGATcatcttacaaaatttagtaaGGCAATACCTATACCGAACCAGGAAGCAAATACCGtgagcaaagaatttgtcACGAAGATCGTCCTGGAATACGGAACGCCAGAATACGTACTGACAGACCAAGGCACTAACTTCCTGAGcgaaattttcaagaatacGTGCAAGCTActgaagataaataaaattcagacTACCGCATACCATCCCGAAAGCAATGGTATCCTCGAGCGATCACATCGGACCTTAGCAGAATACCTgcgacattatataaataaggacCAAACCGATTGGGACGAATGGATCCCGTACGCGATGCACACGTATAATACAACGCCTCATACGGCGACAGAGTATACACCGTTTGAATTAATCTACGGTCGACAGGCAGAACTGCCGACGGCCCTGACAAAACCGCCTAAACCTACCTACAACTACGACGATTACGCGCAGGAATTACGGGAAAGGTTAAGAGCCACTAATCGTGTCGCAcgcgaaaatataaaagacgaAAAGGCCAAGGCCAAGACGCAGTAcgataaaaagacaaaagaaataagatttaaagtcGGCGAAAAAGTATTACTTTACGACGAAACGCTCCGACGCGGAAGATCGAAAAAACTCGACGCGCAATGGACCGGACCGTATACGGTAACCGAAAAACATTCTAATATAAACTATACAATAAGGCGAGGGAGGACAACGACGCGCGTACACGTAAACCGTCTGAAACCGTTTATTGAGGCCTAACCCGCGGTCAAAAGAGAGGATAAAAAACATGCTCACatgcacgcacatacacaataaaaagaaaaaagagaaatataataaataaaaaagaattagacTCACCAAAACGAAGACCGCCAACCAGGAACATAATCCATAACAGCAGAGGATACACTATACACTAAAACTAAACTAAACACTAAAACTAAACTACACACTACAAACTACTATACTACAAAGCATCTATGCACGGATTAGTCAACCGCGTCCATGTCTGGATCCTCCGGCGGAAGATCCAGACGAGGCAAGTTCCCCTCGCGCAAATATTGATCCACGGCAAACTCGAACTCCAAATCGAGGTCACCACCGaattcttcactataatcattAGTTAAAAAACGAGCAAGCAAAGGGGCGGGTATCAAAATTTCCCCAAGCTCGTCGGAAAACACTCGGAGAGCACCTCGCCCTCCGCACCGGCGGGAACAAACATTTCGGACTCCTGAGAAAGGTCCATGAATAAATCTAAATCACCATAAGGAGCACTATCAGGGTTTGATAAATGTTCAAACCCACTAACGAGCAATGGCTCAGCGGCACCCGTACACTCCTCATCAACGGACGAAAAACTTTCGTCCAAAAGAGCCACAGTGTCAAGATCACTGAAATCGTCGAAACTGTTCTCACTCTCCTCAGCACTCTCTTCACTGGAAGACGCGAAGAAAAACTCACGACGAGACATGATTATGAAAAACAAGCAAACGCACGAACAGATAGCCGACAAGAGACTAAAGGACCGGATCGTCCAGAGAAGAAAAGACACACGAAAAAAGGTGTAAATAGATAACAGGATGCAACGCTAAGcatacgataaaaaatgagGAATCAACGAGATACACAGGCAACGGAAACGAAAATATGACACATTTCGAAGTGCGAAATGATAAACGATACAAATTGGAGAATTCTTTTCCGCTCCCATCTGAACTTGAGAATCCTTTTCCGCTCCCACGGTCCCACAACGatcacatataaaaatacttttgtagcaagtaaaaataatatatacaaaaaaaaaaaaataaaaattttttttaaataaaacaaaataattacagatttataATCTGGGTGACGCTAAGTTCCGCAGAAGACCCGGACATGAAGGCACCgtatgaaatagaaaaatttacgcAACATCCAgggatatattttgaaaagctaGGAGGATTACATCAGGTTGAATCCTTCTGGAAAGTGGTCATCAAGATAGACGTGACGACACTATCAAAACGACTCGCACAGGTAGAAAAATACGTACGCAAAACGGATAATCTATGCAAAATGATAGCAGTCATAGGGAAAGAAACATGCGAAAATTTACACAGCGTTATTGCAAAAGGGTGTGAAagaactaataaattaatagaacgcATAAACTCAACATACAATACAAGAATACACAAAAGAGGATTAATCGACGGGATAGGATCAGTCGCAAAATCATTGTTTGGTACGATGGACGCAaacgatgaaaaattaattaacgaacaACTAACGGTATTACACGACTCACAGGAATTAAACAAACACgcaataaaaaaccaaataaaataatgcaagcCACTATCGCTCACATTGATAACAGTGAAAGAACTATCCGACAAAACGAAAATACTCTCGCGGACGCGACAGACAAActaagaacaaaattattagaagaCGAACGCCAAAGTAACTTacacgaaaattttataataattaacgcgGTACTGTCTGATCTAACACGCGACGCGGAAGACGTACTagaatatttaacgtttttaaaagaaggaaTTCTGCATCCTCGGTTAACAcctatatcaataataatagaatcacTTAAAGACGCTAGCTCGCAATTGCCCGAAGGACTCTACTTCCCattcagaataaaagagaatgaATGGTCGACAATAGAGAAATTTGCGACAGTAGGCGCATACTgcgatcaaataaatatatatactattttacgATTCCCTCTAATTTCGATGCCAAAATACGAAATACTAAGTGTAATTCCGCTACCTATCCCAAGTCAGAACAACATTTTTTCGTTCGTAGAAATTAACAATCCCCTGATTGCAATAGACACAGAACAGCGTACTTACATAACCCTCGCAAAGAACGACCTGCGGAAATGCATAGAGATAAATACCGAATACCTATGCACGGAAAATCACCCCGTATATCGAATAAACCCAGACTCTATCTGcgagataaaaatgtatctagaAACGAaagatcattataaaaattgtaacataaaaaatgcgaCGTCGAACCACAGTCTTTGGATAGCGTTAAGTAATTCACACTCGTGGCTATACTCGTCACCACGAAAGCAAGTAATTACTCTACATTGTAAAGACCatggaaaaataaaggaaacaattgaaaaagtaggtaaaattacattaaaaaataactgtaagTTAGTGacagaaaatacaattataagatCACCCAAGATGTCACATGAGACAAGAGTAGAATCATATCTCCCTCAGTATAATATTTCACTACTACAGAAGCCTGGTTTAGAAAACGATACAGGtctcaaagaaataaaattaaaaaatattataccaaatccgacggaattaaaaaattccaaggATAAATAAAAGAGGAGATAGACAACGAActagataaaaattcaagttcgaTTTTTCAGTCGCcacactttatttttccaatggcGACAAGCGGAAcaacaattgtaataataataatagccgTAGTAAtaggatttattataataaaaaagaaaaaacggaaTAACAATAAGCGGGTGACATTAGATATAGATACAGAATATACGATACCGAGATCTATCCTAAAACGAAGCAACAGCACACGTTTCTAAcacaaaaaacatatatatatatatatatatatatatatatatgtatatatatgtaatagtaattaacaactatatgtaatagtaattattatatatatcatatacaatTTGATCCATTATTTCCTGCGGGAAAAAACGTGGCATTAGTTTGCACAGCTCTACGTCTCGGATTAACAAAATCAGACCACACGATATATCGCGTTACACCGGAACCAAAGAAtcaaaaaacttatttctgCAAATTTCGCTCACACACCGGATGTGCATAGCTGAATTGactatgaccatatatggccCGATTTAGGGAATTACACCCCACCACTTCCATTCTTACGAGATTATAAAAAACTGACGACCCAATCGAGCCCCAAAGACTCGATACTGTCGTTACGATAAACAAAGTTCAAGCTCAagaacaacagcagcagccaGGCGGAACCAGCCCCGCAAATTACCCCGGTGACATAGAGcttacaacacacacacaccaactCCAAGGACAGGATGAAAATTCCTGTGGAATTTGAACTCAGTCAGCCCATCGATGGAGTGCGCCCATTGGACCACCCAGAAAGATACGAAAGACTTCTACGAAGCATCTGCCTCCAACCAACAGAGAGATGTCTAGTGGAAACGGAGTTTCCTTGGAGAAGATGGTGCCGAAGCTGTTATCGCCAACGATACCGGCTTTATTGCACCATACGAGATCCATCGGCACACGGATACCGGACGCAGCTCTCACCTGACGAACATTGGGAAACGATCACCGAGTGTTTTCAAATGCGGAAAAGTGTTAATGAACGTGTGCCCTGCCAGAAACTGCCGGAAGTGCATCGAGATATTTCTCGACGAAGAAGAGGCCGTAAACGAGACCCTGGACATGAACAGTTCagttttgaaagattttaaaacCTGTGTGTACGCGAATCTGAGAACGAGCAATACCAGCTACGAATGGtatgtaattattagtataaaacaataaagaaatagcGATTAGTATATAGTGTTTCACTAAGGAAAAGCGATAAGATAGCGTAAACTATTAGTTGCGAAAACTCAGCCCctcgttttcttttcaataagggggagggatgttgtgaGTGCGCGACACTCACACAAACTCTACTTGTAATAACGAGAAGGGTGTcaagtgacacctcgcgcgacgACACCGTCCGGCCTTGCTACCGGGAATCGCACCGGCCTTCACACCGGACATCACACCGAGCTACATATCCGGTTACTCATTTTGCCACccgaaatctcctgatttccggtggaatgcgcctagctagcaattgctggctaagctagtgcacgggccaaaggacccgtgaccgcgagtgacaccccttggtaacaagccgaaaggctgagtatataaagaccgcggaaagagaacgagtgggctcataatcaataataatagcgacgaGTATATGTCGCTCGTCGAAACTACAAACTAGACGAAGTAACTCATCTTTCGGGTTCGCTAACGAAAACTGTACaggaagaataaatatatatctcttgttATTAACTCTCGGCGTTATCTCTTGGAAACCTGATCCCGAGGAGTCATCGGCAGCGGTCCCGCACTGTATCCCGAGACCAGGGATACAACATTGCGAATAAATCGGGAGTGAGATCGAAAGCGAAAAGTGTATATCCATCGGCATAATCGTTTCTACTTATAGAATTACCCTCGTTCAAAAAGTGAATGCCAGTTCCGGAAAAGAGCGTATGATATGCTTCGACGTAGAGCGGTTCGTCTTTCGAGAATTCGGCTGTAGCGGTCTACTAGGAATTTGTACAACCGTCGACGTAtagcaaaaagaaatttatatcgtagtttttgaaattaaacggatttaattttctatctcCGTTAAACGCTCTGTTATCAACAAAACCGACAATTACGCGTTTCGGTAGTTGCCCGAGGATCACGTTATCTATCGATTCACCTACGAGCCCGGAGTGTATCGTGAAACGTTTTAACCTCTACTCTCGTTAAAGGATACTTGGCAGTTGTCTTACTCAACATTTTAGCGTGAGCGAGTAATACACCGGGGCTTATTTTTGCTCTTCTTACGAGTAGACTAGCGTCTAAAATACGAATTTTGACGTAGAACTAGATTCCATTAGACAGAAAGAATCTTTCGAGCGTACGAGCCTCATTCTAAACTTCTACTaccgttattaaaatttatcctgaTTAAAAAACGTCGCAGTGAAGATGACCTAAAAGATCTAACTCCTGTCCTGCCTGAATATAACGCGCTCGTCTCACGAGAGCGTTATTTGGTGCCGAGGAATCTACGTGAGTGTCCATGAGACCGGGTGTATCCATGTCCCATAGACACGCTGTCAGATGAGAGGATTTTGCGGGAGAAGCATAGTTTAATAATGCTTCGATGTATGCACGATACGCGTAAGCGTTGTTTGGAGGTGACACGAGTTTCTGATTAAATATACGTCAATTTGATTGAACATGGAATGTAACAAATGATTTACAGGTCCTACTTTGAGTATAAAGTCACTGGGCGTCGTATCTTTCTCCCCACCGGCGAGAGGAGTGGTTTCTACGCGTAGCCGAATACTTAACATGGTATGCGTGAGATCTAAGTAATCTTCCCCGTGACCGGGTATGACAAATTCTATAGGTGCATCGTCGGCGAGCGATGTCACAGGCTTGTAATAAATCCATTGCGAACTCTCTATGCTGGTTTGAGTGGGAGGTAACGAGAAGAGATCGAGTTCACTCTTTAAGCACTCACTGGAATGAGTGTGAAGAAAAGACATGCTTATTTCTCGCACAGAGACTTTTGACGTGAATTAAGAGAATATATCGGATACTCCACGCTTCTTACTaacacgacgacgacgattcgTAGTGgaagtctttttatttttgcctcTTACCGAGACTTTTTCTTCGTCAATCTTTTAACCGTTTTTTTCTTCCGCCTACTGTTTTTTgatgttttctttttgcttGTCCGACGTTTACGCGATGCCGACCTTGTTGCCGCGAAGCGACCAGTGTGACTAACGAAGGGGAACTGAAGCGGCAGCTTTTTCgacgatattttatatcccGATCCCTTCATtaggtttttaattttttcttctgcttTTCTTTTGAGATTTCCTCGAGATTCTTTGAATCGATTTCTGAGTGCCTCCTTCAAAGGAGTATTATTTTCAACGTCGTCTATCACGTTAATACCTGCACGTAAAGCTTCTTTACCGATCGCACGTACACCTCTACTCAAGTAAGGAAGTGCCTTTCTGAATAATCCACCGAGAAAACTCCCGATTCCGTGTCCGCGCTGATATGGCGAACCGACGAAAACTCGTGGTATCCCTCCCCCACGAGCGTCTgatgaattataatatttttcctccTCTGGTATCATATTAatgacttattaatttttacttttatcgttCAAGCTACTGATAACGTCTAAAGTGTAACGTCACCGTTAACGTTCCGGATTGAAATGGTATACTTTTACCAAGTGCgtcttttatatctatttcgaTCGTACGGAATTCGTTTTTCGTAAAGGTATGTA from Monomorium pharaonis isolate MP-MQ-018 unplaced genomic scaffold, ASM1337386v2 scaffold_630, whole genome shotgun sequence harbors:
- the LOC118648726 gene encoding uncharacterized protein LOC118648726; this translates as MQATIAHIDNSERTIRQNENTLADATDKLRTKLLEDERQSNLHENFIIINAVLSDLTRDAEDVLEYLTFLKEGILHPRLTPISIIIESLKDASSQLPEGLYFPFRIKENEWSTIEKFATVGAYCDQINIYTILRFPLISMPKYEILSVIPLPIPSQNNIFSFVEINNPLIAIDTEQRTYITLAKNDLRKCIEINTEYLCTENHPVYRINPDSICEIKMYLETKDHYKNCNIKNATSNHSLWIALSNSHSWLYSSPRKQVITLHCKDHGKIKETIEKVGKITLKNNCKLVTENTIIRSPKMSHETRVESYLPQYNISLLQKPGLENDTGLKEIKLKNIIPNPTELKNSKDK